In Polypterus senegalus isolate Bchr_013 chromosome 12, ASM1683550v1, whole genome shotgun sequence, the following are encoded in one genomic region:
- the LOC120540738 gene encoding dynein light chain 1, cytoplasmic-like has translation MSEQMQMVAVECATRGLEKYNMEKDIAGYIKKEFDRRYNPTWHCTVGKNFGSSVTHETKHFVYFYLGQVAILLFKSG, from the exons ATGTCAGAGCAGATGCAGATGGTTGCTGTAGAGTGTGCCACACGTGGACTGGAGAAGTACAACATGGAAAAGGACATTGCAGGCTATATCAAGAAG GAATTTGACAGAAGGTACAATCCCACATGGCACTGCACTGTTGGTAAAAATTTTGGAAGCTCAGTGACTCATGAGACCAAGCATTTTGTTTACTTCTACCTGGGACAAGTGGCCATCTTGTTGTTTAAATCTG
- the p2rx2 gene encoding P2X purinoceptor 2 isoform X1, protein MGCKVFIMKCFVGFWDYETPKIMVVKNMTLGIIYRIVQLLIVTYFTWYVFISQKAYQESETGPESFIYTKMEGAAISGDNVQDTVEYSRPPEGGDVISAILRKEVTPNQKQGVCAEHFAVPKANCTKDSDCIPGRTDMRGNGQRTGSCVQYYNFTFKTCEIKSWCPIEEFAAIREPELKEAINFTVLIKNTIHFPKFRVAKSNVMRKRSKYYLQSCHYNEVTDIYCPNFKLGYIAEQAGEKFSELCKTGGVIGVFINWNCNLDLDPSECKPKYSFRRLDLRKNHASSGYNYRFAKYYSENGTEVRTMIKAFGMRIDVIVHGQAGKFSIIPTIINMVTALTSVGIVSFLCDWILLTFIDKDEVYSEKKFDEICKHSSNTPEMDITMVSHDTTHTDLSDSVQL, encoded by the exons ATGGGATGTAAGGTGTTCATTATGAAGTGTTTTGTGGGCTTCTGGGACTATGAGACACCAAAGATCATGGTGGTTAAAAATATGACCCTGGGAATAATCTACAGAATCGTACAGCTTCTCATTGTCACCTACTTCACTTG GTATGTATTTATCAGTCAGAAGGCCTACCAAGAGAGTGAAACTGGACCTGAGAGTTTCATCTACACCAAGATGGAAGGTGCTGCAATCTCAGGAGATAACGTGCAGGACACTGTGGAGTATTCAAGGCCACCTGAG GGTGGTGATGTTATCAGCGCAATTCTACGGAAGGAAGTAACACCAAACCAGAAACAAGGGGTATGTGCAGAG caCTTTGCTGTTCCAAAGGCTAATTGCACAAAGGACTCTGACTGCATCCCTGGGAGAACAGACATGAGAGGCAATG GGCAGAGGACAGGAAGCTGTGTGCAGTACTACAATTTCACCTTCAAGACCTGTGAAATAAAGTCCTGGTGTCCAATTGAGGAGTTTGCAGCTATCCG TGAACCAGAACTGAAAGAGGCCATCAATttcactgttttaattaaaaacaccaTCCATTTCCCCAAGTTCCGAGTTGCAAA GTCGAATGTGATGCGAAAGAGGAGCAAATATTACCTGCAGTCTTGCCACTACAACGAAGTGACTGATATCTACTGTCCAAACTTCaaactgggatatattgctgagcaGGCGGGGGAGAAGTTCTCTGAACTCTGCAAGACT GGTGGGGTAATTGGTGTGTTCATCAACTGGAACTGCAATCTGGACCTGGACCCTTCTGAGTGTAAGCCAAAATACTCTTTTAGACGGCTGGATCTGCGCAAAAACCATGCCTCCTCAGGCTACAATTACAG GTTTGCGAAGTACTACAGTGAAAATGGAACTGAGGTTAGAACCATGATTAAAGCCTTTGGGATGCGGATTGATGTCATTGTTCATGGTCAG gcagGAAAATTCAGCATCATCCCAACAATTATCAACATGGTCACAGCCTTGACATCAGTGGGAATT GTCTCGTTTCTCTGTGATTGGATTCTGCTGACATTTATTGACAAAGATGAGGTGTACAGTGAGAAAAAGTTTGATGAG ATCTGCAAGCACTCAAGCAATACCCCAGAAATGGATATCACCATGGTAAGCCACGACACCACCCATACAGACTTGTCTGATAGTGTACAACTCTGA
- the p2rx2 gene encoding P2X purinoceptor 2 isoform X2, translated as MEGAAISGDNVQDTVEYSRPPEGGDVISAILRKEVTPNQKQGVCAEHFAVPKANCTKDSDCIPGRTDMRGNGQRTGSCVQYYNFTFKTCEIKSWCPIEEFAAIREPELKEAINFTVLIKNTIHFPKFRVAKSNVMRKRSKYYLQSCHYNEVTDIYCPNFKLGYIAEQAGEKFSELCKTGGVIGVFINWNCNLDLDPSECKPKYSFRRLDLRKNHASSGYNYRFAKYYSENGTEVRTMIKAFGMRIDVIVHGQAGKFSIIPTIINMVTALTSVGIVSFLCDWILLTFIDKDEVYSEKKFDEICKHSSNTPEMDITMVSHDTTHTDLSDSVQL; from the exons ATGGAAGGTGCTGCAATCTCAGGAGATAACGTGCAGGACACTGTGGAGTATTCAAGGCCACCTGAG GGTGGTGATGTTATCAGCGCAATTCTACGGAAGGAAGTAACACCAAACCAGAAACAAGGGGTATGTGCAGAG caCTTTGCTGTTCCAAAGGCTAATTGCACAAAGGACTCTGACTGCATCCCTGGGAGAACAGACATGAGAGGCAATG GGCAGAGGACAGGAAGCTGTGTGCAGTACTACAATTTCACCTTCAAGACCTGTGAAATAAAGTCCTGGTGTCCAATTGAGGAGTTTGCAGCTATCCG TGAACCAGAACTGAAAGAGGCCATCAATttcactgttttaattaaaaacaccaTCCATTTCCCCAAGTTCCGAGTTGCAAA GTCGAATGTGATGCGAAAGAGGAGCAAATATTACCTGCAGTCTTGCCACTACAACGAAGTGACTGATATCTACTGTCCAAACTTCaaactgggatatattgctgagcaGGCGGGGGAGAAGTTCTCTGAACTCTGCAAGACT GGTGGGGTAATTGGTGTGTTCATCAACTGGAACTGCAATCTGGACCTGGACCCTTCTGAGTGTAAGCCAAAATACTCTTTTAGACGGCTGGATCTGCGCAAAAACCATGCCTCCTCAGGCTACAATTACAG GTTTGCGAAGTACTACAGTGAAAATGGAACTGAGGTTAGAACCATGATTAAAGCCTTTGGGATGCGGATTGATGTCATTGTTCATGGTCAG gcagGAAAATTCAGCATCATCCCAACAATTATCAACATGGTCACAGCCTTGACATCAGTGGGAATT GTCTCGTTTCTCTGTGATTGGATTCTGCTGACATTTATTGACAAAGATGAGGTGTACAGTGAGAAAAAGTTTGATGAG ATCTGCAAGCACTCAAGCAATACCCCAGAAATGGATATCACCATGGTAAGCCACGACACCACCCATACAGACTTGTCTGATAGTGTACAACTCTGA